One Triticum dicoccoides isolate Atlit2015 ecotype Zavitan chromosome 4B, WEW_v2.0, whole genome shotgun sequence genomic window carries:
- the LOC119294603 gene encoding glycine-rich RNA-binding protein blt801-like has translation MADVEYRCFVGGLAWATDDQSLQNAFSKYGDVIDSKIITDRETGRSRGFGFVTFASDEAMRQAIEAMNGQDLDGRNITVNEAQSRRSGGGGGGGFGGGGGGYGGQRREGGGGGGYGGGGGGYGGGRSGGGGGYGSRDGGGYGGGGGGGYGGSRGGSGGGNWRE, from the exons ATGGCGGACGTCGAGTACCGCTGCTTCGTCGGCGGCCTCGCCTGGGCCACCGACGACCAGTCCCTCCAGAACGCCTTCTCCAAGTACGGCGACGTCATCGACTCCAAG ATCATCACTGACAGGGAGACGGGCCGATCCCGCGGGTTCGGGTTCGTCACCTTCGCGTCGGACGAGGCGATGCGCCAGGCGATCGAGGCCATGAACGGCCAGGACCTGGACGGCCGCAACATCACCGTCAACGAGGCGCAGTCCCGCCGctccggcggaggaggcggcggcggcttcggcggcggcggcggcggctacgggggCCAGCGCCGtgagggcggaggcggcggcggctacggcggcggcggcggcggctacggaggtggccgcagcggcggcggcggcggctacggcagCCGTGACGGCGGCGGctacggaggcggcggcggcggcggctacggcggcagccgcggcggctccggcggcggcaacTGGAGGGAGTGA